In the Paenibacillus pabuli genome, one interval contains:
- a CDS encoding phosphotransferase, with protein sequence MGGTNVWDAEWEVNEEQARTLIGRQFPQLSSKQVKRLGWGWDNTVFLIGDEYVFRFPRRTIAVGSICMERKLLPKLEAYMTIPYPKPLFYGEASDEYPAPFLGHAYVPGDFPIGLTEECRALSAETLAKFLRRLHEFPVQAALKCGVQQDHRNLTDIASRKVKLEGFLSKVAEHLSPEESGVIEAYISRLQKDRVEVVNALLHGDLHFKNMLVNENGIVTGIIDWGDLNVGHPACDLSVAYSFLPPYARGVFFETYGGADEETKLLARLIAVYIPILILMQAVDDGNEAIAVEAKSNIMRALSD encoded by the coding sequence ATGGGAGGAACGAATGTATGGGATGCGGAGTGGGAGGTTAACGAAGAGCAGGCGCGGACGCTGATCGGCAGACAATTCCCTCAGCTGTCATCGAAGCAAGTAAAGCGATTGGGCTGGGGCTGGGACAATACGGTTTTTCTCATCGGTGACGAGTACGTGTTCCGGTTTCCAAGAAGAACGATTGCGGTTGGCTCGATTTGCATGGAAAGGAAGCTGCTGCCGAAGCTGGAGGCATATATGACCATCCCCTATCCGAAACCGTTGTTTTATGGCGAAGCAAGTGACGAATACCCGGCACCATTTCTTGGCCATGCCTACGTGCCAGGAGATTTCCCAATCGGTTTGACGGAAGAATGCCGGGCTTTATCGGCAGAGACGTTGGCGAAATTTTTACGGAGATTGCATGAGTTTCCGGTGCAGGCGGCGCTGAAGTGCGGAGTTCAGCAAGATCATCGAAACTTGACGGACATAGCATCGCGCAAAGTGAAATTGGAGGGCTTTCTATCGAAGGTGGCTGAACACTTGTCGCCGGAGGAGTCCGGTGTGATCGAAGCGTATATTAGCAGGCTGCAAAAGGACCGTGTTGAGGTGGTGAATGCACTGCTACATGGCGATCTTCATTTCAAAAATATGCTTGTGAATGAGAACGGGATCGTAACCGGCATCATTGATTGGGGCGATCTGAACGTAGGCCATCCGGCTTGTGATTTGAGCGTTGCTTATAGCTTTTTACCACCTTACGCTCGCGGCGTGTTTTTCGAAACGTACGGAGGAGCGGACGAGGAAACGAAGCTGCTGGCGCGGCTGATCGCGGTATACATCCCCATACTGATCTTAATGCAAGCGGTCGATGACGGGAATGAAGCGATTGCGGTAGAGGCGAAATCCAACATCATGCGGGCACTGTCGGATTAG
- a CDS encoding PadR family transcriptional regulator, whose product MNAEMLKGTIDLLILSVLVRQDNYGYEISKAIKEQTEGAFEIQEATLYLSLKRLEKQGAISAYWGDQSHGGRRKYYSVTEDGKRLFAKFIMDWKTTTEIVNRFI is encoded by the coding sequence ATGAATGCGGAAATGCTCAAAGGAACGATCGATCTCCTCATTTTGTCTGTATTGGTCAGGCAGGACAATTACGGTTACGAAATCTCCAAGGCCATTAAAGAACAAACGGAGGGGGCATTCGAAATCCAGGAAGCCACGCTGTATCTTTCTTTGAAGCGTCTGGAAAAGCAAGGAGCGATTTCAGCATATTGGGGGGATCAAAGTCATGGAGGCCGGCGCAAATATTATTCGGTCACCGAAGATGGCAAGCGATTGTTTGCCAAGTTCATTATGGACTGGAAGACTACAACCGAGATCGTGAATCGGTTCATTTGA
- a CDS encoding DedA family protein — translation MEHWITEIMDAYGYLGVFLLIALENLFPPIPSEVILTFGGFMTTKSGLSIFGVIAAATAGSVAGAICLYGVGKMLSVNRLETLILRYGKFLRLKPEDIRKSYDWFDRHGSWAVFLGRLVPLIRSLISVPAGSTGMSFLPFLVLTTIGSLIWNTALVYLGSAVGASWEKIVGYMDLYSNAVYVLLALGAAVIGILFLRKRVLKS, via the coding sequence ATGGAACATTGGATAACCGAAATTATGGATGCGTATGGTTACCTGGGCGTTTTTCTGCTCATCGCATTGGAAAATCTGTTTCCCCCCATTCCTTCGGAAGTCATTCTTACCTTTGGCGGGTTCATGACCACCAAATCGGGTCTGAGCATATTCGGAGTCATCGCTGCCGCAACCGCCGGCTCGGTCGCAGGAGCAATCTGCCTCTATGGGGTCGGGAAAATGTTATCTGTAAACAGGCTGGAAACACTCATCTTGAGATATGGAAAATTTCTGCGTTTGAAACCCGAAGATATCCGGAAGTCATATGACTGGTTCGATCGGCATGGATCATGGGCCGTTTTTCTGGGTCGTCTTGTACCTTTGATTCGCAGCCTCATCTCCGTTCCTGCCGGAAGCACCGGGATGAGTTTTCTGCCTTTCCTTGTCCTGACAACGATTGGTTCATTGATCTGGAATACGGCTCTCGTATATTTGGGTTCGGCAGTCGGAGCTTCCTGGGAGAAGATCGTGGGTTACATGGACTTGTATTCCAATGCCGTATATGTCCTTCTGGCACTGGGAGCAGCCGTGATTGGTATATTATTTTTGCGCAAGCGGGTTCTCAAAAGCTAG
- a CDS encoding response regulator transcription factor, which produces MRIILIDDHALFAKSLEIALEGTPEIERFQSVSNVSEAVSVIKREQPDIILMDIHLSSSGNEDGILLAKQILHEVPEANIVMLTGYDLPVYRYEAQKIGAKGFLNKHMDPEEVVQALLDIQNGLLHFPTSIEFIETLTDSEKQILQLLSDGYKRREIAGMLYISERTVSNHLQHIFEKLKVSSSLEAVSKGIQLGYIQPIFKTN; this is translated from the coding sequence ATGCGCATTATTTTGATCGATGATCATGCCCTGTTTGCCAAAAGTCTGGAAATCGCTTTGGAAGGCACTCCGGAAATCGAGAGATTTCAATCCGTATCGAACGTATCCGAAGCGGTTTCCGTCATCAAGAGGGAGCAGCCCGACATTATATTGATGGACATCCACTTAAGTTCCTCCGGGAATGAGGACGGGATTCTGCTTGCCAAGCAAATACTGCATGAAGTTCCGGAAGCCAACATCGTGATGCTGACCGGCTATGATCTGCCGGTATACCGGTATGAGGCGCAAAAAATAGGGGCCAAAGGTTTTCTGAATAAACATATGGACCCCGAAGAGGTTGTTCAAGCCCTGCTGGATATCCAGAACGGGCTGCTTCATTTCCCCACTTCCATCGAATTTATCGAGACGCTGACAGACAGTGAGAAGCAGATTCTTCAGCTGTTAAGCGATGGATATAAACGCAGGGAAATAGCTGGCATGCTCTATATCAGTGAACGAACGGTCTCAAACCATCTGCAGCATATTTTTGAAAAGCTGAAAGTCTCCTCCTCGCTGGAAGCTGTTTCAAAAGGAATTCAACTGGGTTACATTCAGCCTATTTTTAAGACAAACTAA
- a CDS encoding sensor histidine kinase, whose protein sequence is MKEANQIKNSYLYRQMILIANELMIIFYLAYGHLSGLRSVTAVADVILLVLMTLIAADAIYISNINLKNSGVLTRFTWLLILSGWYTLWSIDSGEEQLTKLLSFSGSVLLYVSYRFIFAFFFQDSAYMYQKQTDLLLKATCVITLLAGVIRDSWFHLLFLVQLLLSFGAGVFLCYVHRKRILFVLRSEWKQFGASALAAAAIFVGYVLCFGTQPEYVEGLGVYPLLILPLFSIHRIAFTYAGDLPVMLFRGKRALALLFGTVGWFSSIALLLRLQPSEYFVIAHGLLVCIQVYALLLYLHAKKRSDEASENSMRSMDSYYARSLHQIEREESIKRDFSHYLHDDILQDLLSVRNMMNKSDRPDVRSLIMEALDRLNLSIRQQMQEYHPTLLNTLTFKENLRNLLSMVQQTYPTRRFNISFDCEDTFFLVEPYNYIVYRVLKELTTNALKHSKGTSLYIKLSLNTGHVELMVQDNGIGLKPSDPNRTGMPKGMQSIREQLALIDGSIILDSAPGGGLSVKVYFPMKGEGSYAHYFDR, encoded by the coding sequence TTGAAGGAGGCGAACCAGATAAAAAACAGCTACCTGTACAGACAAATGATACTCATCGCGAATGAGCTGATGATTATCTTTTACCTCGCTTACGGGCATTTGTCCGGACTTCGGAGTGTTACCGCCGTTGCAGACGTCATCCTGTTGGTCCTAATGACTTTAATCGCCGCGGACGCCATATACATCAGCAACATAAATTTGAAAAATAGCGGTGTATTGACCCGGTTTACATGGTTGTTAATCTTATCGGGCTGGTACACATTATGGAGCATCGATTCGGGAGAGGAGCAGTTAACCAAACTGCTCTCTTTCTCTGGTTCGGTACTTTTATACGTCTCCTACCGGTTTATATTCGCTTTTTTCTTTCAAGATTCGGCTTACATGTACCAAAAGCAGACGGACCTCTTATTAAAAGCGACATGCGTTATAACGCTGCTGGCAGGCGTGATCCGGGATTCATGGTTTCATTTACTTTTTCTAGTTCAGCTATTGCTTAGCTTTGGAGCAGGCGTCTTCCTATGTTATGTGCATCGAAAGCGAATCCTGTTTGTTCTCCGGAGCGAATGGAAGCAGTTTGGCGCTTCGGCCTTGGCGGCAGCTGCGATATTTGTCGGCTATGTGCTGTGCTTTGGAACACAACCGGAATATGTCGAGGGACTTGGAGTCTACCCGCTTCTTATCCTGCCCTTGTTCAGCATCCACCGAATTGCATTTACATATGCCGGGGACCTGCCTGTCATGCTGTTTCGAGGGAAAAGGGCGCTGGCCCTTTTGTTCGGGACGGTGGGTTGGTTTAGCTCGATTGCCCTGCTGCTGCGGCTTCAGCCAAGCGAATATTTTGTCATCGCTCACGGCCTGCTCGTATGCATACAAGTATATGCTCTATTGTTGTATCTTCACGCTAAGAAACGGTCAGACGAGGCCAGCGAAAATTCGATGAGGAGTATGGACAGCTATTATGCAAGGTCTCTGCATCAAATCGAACGGGAGGAATCGATCAAAAGAGATTTTTCGCATTATCTGCATGACGACATCCTTCAGGACTTGCTGTCTGTTCGGAATATGATGAACAAATCGGACCGGCCGGATGTCCGCAGCTTGATCATGGAAGCGCTGGACCGTCTGAACCTGTCGATCCGGCAGCAGATGCAGGAATATCATCCCACCCTGCTTAATACTTTGACTTTCAAGGAAAATCTGAGAAATCTTTTGAGCATGGTTCAGCAGACGTATCCAACGAGAAGATTTAACATTTCATTTGATTGCGAAGATACCTTTTTCTTGGTTGAGCCTTACAACTATATCGTGTATCGAGTGCTTAAAGAGCTTACCACCAATGCCTTAAAACACTCGAAAGGAACCTCTCTCTACATCAAGCTCTCTCTGAATACAGGCCATGTGGAGTTAATGGTACAAGATAACGGCATAGGCTTAAAGCCATCTGATCCTAACAGGACGGGAATGCCGAAAGGTATGCAGTCGATTCGGGAACAGCTCGCTCTGATCGACGGTTCAATCATCCTGGACTCGGCCCCTGGTGGAGGTCTGTCAGTGAAGGTATACTTTCCAATGAAAGGAGAAGGATCTTATGCGCATTATTTTGATCGATGA
- a CDS encoding ABC transporter permease, which translates to MKLTTIAFKNVRKNLSFYSLYLFSVAFILTVFFTFVSFSMNDIMMEKISEDGRVETMTRTISVFLMAFVLFYMSYSNTFFMKRRMKELGIYALLGYRKSAMLKLLTFENILICIGALLIGIIMGGFAHKGIVSGISMLLDLRINSGIIPLFNGKAVFYSLVFVFVVVLALSFSNWRLLRKTTLLSLVRLEKAVEKPIKIRVPAAVLGLLLIIAGDWVAIDAIRGKESLWKSIGVSPMGLLMVMLITAGTSLFIYSFVPYLMRKLEKRKSLLYKEIAIVTIPKFIYRIRTNAKTLIMLSLLIAGTLGVFGSTALTMYYPVAAITRIIPSAMEFPVEKPEQAERAIQALHEVIGPGQYEALQTTFLNVRSQSDNLPTEYTLGKEPGFELIALSDYNRLLAQQGRKIGHKQLETNSALLVKYRSDPEKKDVGQIYRLSLPDNQSLDVTVRDTTLANPVGFNISVGILVISDELYYRLADHKLPEFSVMSIDGPDLRQSKTAYEALQPLLKDNPYFASAYARTYEIMYANSSTFLLLGFLTVLFFIAAGSILYFHNISAVTYEQKDYEILSKMGYSKRKIQKMIRRQIQVMYAIPFGIGFVHSICGLVCYKSLLIDDVLGQSHQIIVPVAMALAIAGVIFCLYYFITKRACYRAAFPR; encoded by the coding sequence ATGAAATTAACAACCATAGCTTTTAAAAATGTAAGGAAGAATCTGTCGTTCTACTCTCTATACCTGTTCTCGGTCGCTTTTATTTTGACGGTATTTTTCACCTTCGTGTCGTTCTCGATGAATGACATCATGATGGAGAAAATTTCGGAAGACGGCCGCGTAGAAACAATGACTCGGACCATCTCCGTCTTTTTAATGGCTTTTGTATTATTCTATATGTCCTATTCCAATACATTCTTTATGAAACGCAGAATGAAAGAGCTGGGCATTTATGCGCTGCTGGGATATCGAAAGTCCGCGATGCTGAAATTACTGACCTTCGAGAACATCCTGATCTGCATAGGAGCACTTCTCATCGGTATCATAATGGGTGGTTTTGCCCACAAAGGAATCGTAAGCGGCATCTCTATGCTGCTCGATTTGAGGATCAACTCCGGCATCATTCCGTTATTTAACGGAAAAGCCGTGTTCTACAGTCTAGTATTTGTCTTTGTGGTTGTTCTTGCCCTAAGCTTTTCGAATTGGAGACTACTTCGTAAAACGACACTGTTAAGTCTTGTCCGGCTTGAAAAGGCAGTCGAAAAACCGATCAAGATCCGAGTTCCCGCTGCTGTATTGGGTCTCTTGCTCATCATTGCAGGTGATTGGGTGGCCATTGATGCGATACGAGGAAAAGAATCTCTATGGAAATCTATTGGCGTAAGTCCTATGGGTCTACTCATGGTGATGCTGATTACAGCCGGTACTTCATTGTTTATTTACTCTTTTGTACCATATCTCATGCGCAAGCTGGAAAAGCGGAAAAGCCTGCTGTACAAAGAAATTGCTATTGTCACGATACCCAAATTTATATACCGAATCCGGACAAACGCTAAAACCTTAATTATGCTATCTTTGCTAATTGCGGGCACTTTAGGGGTATTCGGTTCTACGGCATTAACTATGTATTATCCCGTGGCGGCAATAACCCGAATCATTCCTTCCGCAATGGAATTCCCGGTTGAGAAGCCAGAACAGGCTGAACGGGCTATTCAAGCATTACATGAGGTAATTGGCCCCGGTCAGTATGAAGCTCTTCAAACAACCTTTTTGAACGTTCGTTCCCAGTCGGACAATCTACCTACCGAATACACACTGGGCAAGGAGCCGGGATTTGAATTGATCGCTTTGTCCGACTATAACCGGCTGCTGGCTCAACAAGGTAGGAAAATAGGCCACAAGCAACTGGAAACGAATAGCGCCCTTTTGGTAAAATATCGTTCCGATCCGGAAAAGAAGGATGTCGGCCAAATCTATCGGCTCTCCCTTCCGGACAACCAGTCGCTTGATGTCACAGTCCGGGACACAACGCTGGCCAACCCCGTCGGCTTTAACATCAGCGTAGGCATCCTGGTCATCTCCGATGAATTGTATTATCGGTTAGCAGATCACAAACTCCCCGAGTTTTCTGTCATGAGCATAGATGGTCCGGACTTAAGGCAAAGCAAGACGGCTTATGAGGCACTGCAGCCCCTATTGAAGGACAATCCTTATTTTGCCAGCGCCTATGCCCGAACCTATGAAATCATGTACGCTAACAGCTCCACCTTTTTATTGCTCGGTTTTCTGACGGTGCTCTTTTTCATTGCGGCTGGCAGCATCCTGTATTTTCATAACATCTCTGCAGTTACTTATGAGCAGAAGGATTATGAAATTCTCAGCAAAATGGGTTACAGTAAGAGGAAGATCCAGAAAATGATACGGAGGCAGATTCAAGTCATGTATGCCATCCCGTTCGGGATCGGTTTTGTCCATAGCATTTGCGGGTTGGTCTGCTATAAATCGCTGCTCATCGACGATGTCCTTGGCCAAAGCCATCAAATTATCGTACCGGTCGCAATGGCCTTGGCCATTGCCGGAGTTATATTCTGCCTTTATTATTTCATTACCAAGAGAGCTTGTTACCGGGCCGCATTTCCCCGTTAA
- a CDS encoding ABC transporter ATP-binding protein, translated as MHSLLHAKGVTKLYSPGQRPALNGITFEVHAGEFIGIMGASGSGKTTLLNVLSTIDMPSGGQITINDIDISDLDDTRSADFRNEHLGFIFQEYFLLDSLTVMENIAVPLALQGLPAAEIDRSIRALAERFGISQQLGKYPSELSGGQKQRVAAARAIVKKPAILFADEPTGALDSSSATELLRTLSEANEELGTTIMMVTHDAYAASFAKRILIFKDGRIFNELNRMDRDRRSFYETILEQIALLDESR; from the coding sequence ATGCACAGCCTGTTACACGCAAAGGGCGTGACCAAACTCTACAGTCCCGGACAAAGACCTGCCTTGAACGGAATAACTTTTGAAGTTCACGCCGGAGAGTTCATCGGCATCATGGGGGCTTCCGGCTCAGGAAAAACTACACTGCTTAATGTATTGTCCACCATCGACATGCCAAGCGGAGGACAAATCACCATTAACGACATTGATATCAGCGATCTGGACGATACTCGTTCTGCCGATTTTCGCAATGAACATCTCGGGTTTATATTTCAGGAATACTTCTTGCTGGACAGTTTAACGGTTATGGAGAACATTGCTGTCCCACTAGCTTTGCAGGGGCTCCCTGCGGCAGAAATCGATCGCTCCATACGAGCTTTAGCCGAGCGCTTCGGCATATCCCAGCAGCTTGGGAAATACCCGAGCGAACTCTCCGGCGGACAGAAGCAGAGAGTTGCAGCAGCAAGAGCCATTGTCAAGAAACCGGCGATCTTATTCGCAGATGAACCGACCGGAGCACTGGATTCCAGTTCAGCAACCGAACTGCTGCGTACCTTAAGCGAAGCTAACGAGGAATTGGGTACAACGATTATGATGGTTACTCACGACGCTTACGCGGCAAGCTTTGCCAAGCGAATCCTGATATTTAAAGACGGACGGATATTCAATGAGCTTAACCGCATGGATCGAGACCGGCGCAGCTTTTATGAGACCATTCTGGAGCAGATCGCGCTGTTGGACGAATCCCGCTGA
- a CDS encoding RNA polymerase sigma factor: protein MNDREIFEMYKEHVYYFCYYLMKNEADAEDICQEVFVKVIMADRTKVRNLKSWILRIASNECNSILRRRKTGWMKEVRHYLLSKTQDYNPVEECLNQRETKDELQGLYSELPDKIRMVVVLRFINELTVPEISKVMNIPVGTAKSRLSKGLKLLNKMVEPQLKEMRSNESFY, encoded by the coding sequence ATGAATGATCGAGAGATTTTCGAAATGTATAAAGAGCATGTTTATTATTTTTGTTACTATTTAATGAAAAATGAAGCTGATGCTGAGGATATTTGCCAAGAAGTATTTGTCAAAGTAATCATGGCAGACAGAACTAAGGTAAGGAATTTGAAATCTTGGATATTAAGAATTGCCTCAAATGAATGTAACAGTATTTTGAGAAGACGTAAAACAGGATGGATGAAAGAAGTGCGGCATTATTTGTTATCCAAAACTCAAGACTACAACCCTGTCGAAGAATGCTTAAACCAACGAGAAACGAAGGATGAGCTACAAGGGCTATATAGTGAGCTCCCTGACAAAATTAGAATGGTGGTTGTCCTTCGATTTATCAACGAATTGACTGTTCCAGAAATTTCAAAAGTAATGAACATACCAGTAGGAACTGCAAAATCCAGACTAAGCAAGGGACTAAAACTTCTTAATAAAATGGTTGAACCTCAACTAAAGGAGATGAGAAGTAATGAATCGTTTTATTGA
- a CDS encoding DUF4179 domain-containing protein, translated as MNRFIEKVKETPQPDYDLMWTAIEKEAHNRRVNLRTFQKTTRQRGKVIPISIVFSCFLLVAIPVFASVTIDWERIGGGNVAKALNNGIGQQYDLQSSSSGVTMNLNGVVTDGEKMKMLISLDTSFDLKQYTGFATEINTMKSENGSKMKVYGYLGYDPTSQKLIGVYETPDTLKDKTKEYSFEAQNLILYRDRELPLNSNHQAGDTIVTGVAQYPSIRIESVRQDNNQTVIRYKVAASPSDFGRGNPHLVVQTSENELNAIPTILPSEDKDLLIEQVFNMTKAEWTDANIHFSYIEEAKQILGTWKFDFKADGQKASEALYTRKLLTRSEFQKKSAITLEQLVITPLDVQILINEEGSLKNGIVHYNTAQLAIGDSIITGGRNLKEDLPGSFQHLIQFESPEWYKNWSDVPMKLILKDAVVEKRDTTKNWITLDKPKQEKQYTKLNVDGFEIQFTYYTEGESLIVESHSESPGFRGVNQTTLRINGKEVVPEITPKGMVSIGINIDSYSGIPLDEIIELNPGIYKYTDPDRDVEVEL; from the coding sequence ATGAATCGTTTTATTGAAAAGGTTAAGGAGACTCCTCAGCCGGATTATGACTTAATGTGGACAGCCATAGAAAAGGAAGCACATAATCGCCGAGTCAATTTGCGAACTTTTCAGAAGACTACTCGGCAACGTGGTAAAGTTATTCCTATCAGTATCGTCTTCTCTTGTTTTTTACTTGTCGCCATCCCTGTGTTTGCTAGTGTGACGATTGATTGGGAGCGAATCGGAGGAGGTAACGTAGCAAAAGCGTTAAACAACGGAATTGGTCAGCAATACGATCTACAATCTTCCAGTTCTGGTGTGACCATGAATTTGAACGGCGTTGTGACTGATGGAGAAAAAATGAAGATGCTCATATCTCTGGACACTTCATTTGATCTGAAGCAATATACAGGATTTGCCACAGAGATAAATACCATGAAAAGTGAAAACGGATCGAAGATGAAAGTATATGGTTACTTAGGATACGATCCGACTAGTCAGAAACTCATTGGGGTCTATGAAACACCTGATACCTTAAAGGATAAAACCAAAGAATATTCGTTTGAAGCCCAAAATCTTATTTTATACCGTGATCGGGAGCTTCCCTTAAATTCTAATCACCAAGCTGGAGATACAATTGTGACAGGAGTTGCACAATATCCTTCAATTCGTATCGAATCCGTTAGACAGGATAATAATCAAACGGTTATCCGCTATAAAGTCGCTGCCTCACCATCTGACTTTGGACGTGGTAATCCTCATTTAGTAGTTCAAACCAGTGAGAACGAATTAAACGCAATTCCAACTATTTTACCGAGCGAAGATAAAGATCTGTTAATTGAGCAGGTATTCAATATGACCAAAGCAGAGTGGACGGACGCTAATATTCATTTCAGTTACATCGAAGAAGCCAAGCAGATATTGGGAACTTGGAAGTTTGACTTTAAAGCAGATGGCCAAAAAGCAAGTGAGGCTCTTTACACTAGAAAATTACTTACTAGGTCTGAATTTCAAAAAAAATCAGCCATCACTTTGGAACAACTTGTGATTACTCCTTTAGATGTTCAAATTCTAATAAACGAAGAAGGTTCTCTAAAGAATGGAATAGTTCATTACAACACTGCACAATTGGCTATAGGGGATAGCATAATTACTGGAGGGAGAAATTTGAAAGAAGACCTTCCGGGAAGCTTTCAGCATTTAATTCAATTTGAATCTCCGGAGTGGTATAAAAACTGGTCTGATGTTCCAATGAAGCTGATATTAAAAGATGCTGTCGTTGAGAAACGGGATACGACTAAAAACTGGATTACTTTAGATAAACCAAAACAAGAAAAGCAATATACCAAACTCAATGTTGATGGATTTGAGATTCAGTTCACGTATTATACAGAAGGGGAAAGTTTGATTGTAGAATCACACTCCGAATCTCCAGGCTTTAGGGGTGTGAACCAAACTACTTTACGGATCAACGGCAAAGAAGTCGTACCTGAAATTACACCTAAGGGAATGGTATCTATAGGAATAAATATTGACAGCTATAGTGGTATTCCATTGGATGAGATAATCGAACTAAACCCCGGTATTTATAAATACACCGATCCAGATCGGGATGTAGAAGTTGAACTATAA
- a CDS encoding PepSY domain-containing protein produces MRLIIFPITNKTFPIHPKLTAEQASAKLGPKVKASGKPKLELHNDKLVYAFPVTGIEGVSHVYANARTGAGEGIDYNL; encoded by the coding sequence ATGCGTCTAATTATTTTTCCCATTACAAATAAAACCTTCCCCATTCACCCGAAGCTGACAGCGGAGCAAGCCTCCGCGAAGCTTGGCCCAAAAGTAAAGGCCTCAGGTAAGCCAAAGCTGGAGCTCCACAACGACAAGCTCGTATATGCATTTCCCGTCACTGGGATCGAAGGCGTTTCTCACGTATACGCAAACGCCCGCACAGGCGCTGGCGAAGGCATTGATTATAACTTGTAA